The following are encoded together in the Tribolium castaneum strain GA2 chromosome 3, icTriCast1.1, whole genome shotgun sequence genome:
- the Atpalpha gene encoding sodium/potassium-transporting ATPase subunit alpha isoform X2 yields the protein MALKSEMKEEHGRSDSYRVATIPSSYDDNKTADGRPKSRRKNKKVRKADDLDDLKQELDIDYHKITPEELYQRFQTHPENGLSHAKAKENLERDGPNALTPPKTTPEWVKFCKNLFGGFALLLWIGAILCFIAYSIQASTVEEPADDNLYLGIVLAAVVIVTGIFSYYQESKSSKIMESFKNMVPQFATVIREGEKLTLRAEDLVLGDVVEVKFGDRIPADIRIIESRGFKVDNSSLTGESEPQSRSPEFTHENPLETKNLAFFSTNAVEGTAKGVVISCGDNTVMGRIAGLASGLDTGETPIAKEIHHFIHLITGVAVFLGVTFFVIAFILGYHWLDAVIFLIGIIVANVPEGLLATVTVCLTLTAKRMASKNCLVKNLEAVETLGSTSTICSDKTGTLTQNRMTVAHMWFDNQIIEADTTEDQSGVQYDRTSPGFKALSRIATLCNRAEFKGGQNDVPILKREVNGDASEAALLKCMELALGDVMSIRRKNKKVCEIPFNSTNKYQVSIHENEDASDPRHILVMKGAPERILERCSTIFICGKEKVLDEEMKEAFNNAYLELGGLGERVLGFCDFMLPTDKYPIGYKFNCDDPNFPLDGLRFVGLMSMIDPPRAAVPDAVAKCRSAGIKVIMVTGDHPITAKAIAKSVGIISEGNETVEDIAQRLNIPVSEVNPREAKAAVVHGSDLRDLSSDQLDEILRYHTEIVFARTSPQQKLIIVEGCQRMGAIVAVTGDGVNDSPALKKADIGVAMGIAGSDVSKQAADMILLDDNFASIVTGVEEGRLIFDNLKKSIAYTLTSNIPEISPFLAFILCDIPLPLGTVTILCIDLGTDMVPAISLAYEAPESDIMKRQPRDPYRDNLVNRRLISMAYGQIGMIQAAAGFFVYFVIMAENGFRPTDLFGIRKQWDSKAVNDLTDSYGQEWTYRDRKTLEYTCHTAFFVSIVVVQWADLIICKTRRNSILHQGMRNWALNFGLVFETALAAFLSYTPGMDKGLRMFPLKFVWWLPAIPFMLSIFIYDETRRFYLRRNPGGWLEQETYY from the exons CACGGCCGTTCTGACTCGTATCGGGTGGCAACTATTCCGTCCAGTTATGATGACAACAAAACGGCTGATGGTAGACCAAag TCACGGAGGAAAAATAAGAAGGTCAGGAAAGCGGACGATTTAGATGATTTGAAACAAGAATTGGACATCGATTATCATAAAATCACCCCAGAAGAATTATATCAGAGATTCCAGACACATCCAGAAAAT GGCCTCAGTCATGCGAAAGCGAAAGAGAATTTGGAACGGGACGGACCCAATGCACTCACACCCCCAAAGACTACCCCCGAATGggtgaaattttgtaaaaatctcTTCGGGGGTTTCGCTCTCTTATTGTGGATCGGCGCCATCCTCTGCTTCATAGCCTATTCTATTCAGGCTAGCACCGTGGAGGAACCAGCCGATGATAATCTTTATCTTGGCATCGTCTTAGCTGCCGTTGTTATCGTTACAG GTATATTTTCTTATTATCAAGAAAGCAAGAGTTCGAAGATTATGGAGTCGTTCAAAAACATGGTCCCCCAATTCGCTACAGTGATCCGCGAGGGTGAAAAGCTGACCCTCCGCGCGGAGGACCTGGTACTGGGCGACGTGGTCGAGGTGAAATTCGGTGACAGAATCCCAGCCGATATCCGAATCATCGAATCTCGCGGCTTCAAAGTAGACAACTCATCCTTGACAGGCGAATCCGAACCGCAGTCCCGCAGTCCGGAGTTCACTCACGAGAACCCTCTCGAAACGAAAAACTTGGCGTTCTTCTCGACCAACGCCGTCGAAGGCACTGCCAAAGGTGTTGTGATTAGTTGTGGTGACAATACCGTGATGGGTCGCATCGCCGGTCTCGCCTCCGGTCTGGACACCGGCGAGACGCCCATCGCCAAAGAAATCCATCATTTCATTCACCTCATTACTGGCGTGGCTGTTTTCCTCGGAGTTACCTTCTTCGTAATCGCCTTCATCCTCGGCTACCACTGGCTCGACGCTGTTATTTTCCTCATCGGTATTATCGTGGCGAACGTGCCCGAGGGGCTCCTCGCCACCGTCACCGTGTGTCTCACCCTCACTGCTAAGAGGATGGCTTCCAAGAACTGCCTCGTGAAGAATCTCGAGGCCGTAGAGACCCTCGGCTCCACAAGCACGATCTGCTCGGACAAGACCGGAACTTTGACCCAAAACCGGATGACGGTAGCACACATGTGGTTCGACAATCAGATCATTGAAGCCGACACCACTGAAGACCAGTCGGGAGTCCAATACGACCGCACAAGTCCAGGATTCAAAGCTTTGTCGCGCATTGCCACACTTTGCAACCGGGCTGAGTTCAAAGGGGGGCAGAACGACGTCCCGATCCTTAAACGCGAAGTCAACGGAGACGCCTCTGAAGCCGCTCTCCTCAAATGCATGGAACTGGCTCTGGGCGACGTGATGTCCATCAGACGCAAGAACAAGAAAGTTTGCGAAATTCCCTTCAACTCGACCAACAAATACCAAGTTTCCATCCACGAGAACGAGGACGCGAGCGATCCTCGCCATATCCTTGTGATGAAGGGCGCTCCTGAACGAATCCTCGAACGCTGCAGCACGATCTTCATCTGCGGCAAGGAGAAAGTCCTGGATGAGGAAATGAAGGAAGCTTTCAATAACGCCTACTTGGAGTTGGGTGGTTTGGGCGAGCGTGTGCTCGGCTTCTGCGATTTTATGTTGCCCACTGATAAGTACCCAATTGGGTACAAATTCAATTGCGATGACCCCAACTTCCCGTTGGATGGTTTGAGATTTGTTGGCTTGATGTCCATGATTGATCCTCCCAGAGCTGCAGTGCCTGACGCCGTTGCTAAATGCAGAAGTGCCGGTATTAAGGTCATTATGGTGACGGGAGATCACCCGATTACGGCCAAGGCTATTGCAAAGTCGGTTGGGATTATTTCGGAGGGTAACGAAACGGTTGAAGATATTGCTCAACGGTTGAATATTCCTGTCTCGGAAGTCAACCCGAGGGAAGCCAAAGCTGCCGTTGTTCACGGATCTGATCTCAGAGACCTATCTTCCGATCAATTAGACGAAATTTTGAGATACCACACTGAAATTGTATTCGCTAGAACCTCGCCGCAACAGAAGTTGATCATCGTCGAGGGGTGCCAACGGATGGGCGCTATTGTCGCCGTGACAG GCGACGGCGTGAACGACTCGCCGGCTTTGAAGAAGGCGGACATCGGTGTGGCCATGGGTATCGCGGGTTCGGATGTGTCCAAGCAAGCCGCCGACATGATCCTGCTGGACGATAACTTCGCGTCGATCGTGACAGGAGTGGAGGAAGGCCGTTTGATCTTCGATAACTTGAAGAAATCTATTGCCTACACCTTGACCTCAAACATTCCCGAAATCTCGCCTTTCCTTGCTTTCATTTTGTGCGACATTCCTTTGCCTCTCGGTACCGTAACAATTCTGTGCATCGATCTTGGAACTGACATG GTGCCTGCTATTTCTCTGGCTTACGAAGCCCCGGAGTCCGACATAATGAAACGTCAGCCGCGCGACCCCTATAGGGACAACCTGGTTAATCGCAG GTTGATTTCGATGGCATACGGCCAGATTGGTATGATTCAAGCAGCTGCTGGTTTCTTCGTGTACTTTGTCATCATGGCTGAGAACGGCTTCCGCCCGACTGACTTGTTCGGTATTCGAAAGCAATGGGACTCGAAAGCTGTCAATGATCTCACAGATTCGTACGGTCAGGAATGG ACTTATCGGGACAGGAAGACATTGGAATACACTTGCCACACTGCATTCTTCGTGTCCATCGTGGTTGTCCAATGGGCCGATTTGATCATTTGTAAGACCCGTCGCAATTCGATCCTCCACCAGGGAATGCGTAACTGGGCGCTCAACTTTGGTTTGGTTTTCGAAACTGCACTCGCAGCCTTCCTGTCGTACACTCCCGGGATGGACAAGGGTCTGCGCATGTTCCCGCTCAA GTTTGTGTGGTGGTTGCCTGCAATTCCGTTTATGTTGTCCATCTTCATTTACGACGAAACCCGTCGGTTTTATTTGCGTCGCAATCCAGGAGGTTGGCTGGAACAGGAGACCTACTATTAA
- the Atpalpha gene encoding sodium/potassium-transporting ATPase subunit alpha isoform X9, with amino-acid sequence MGESRRKNKKVRKADDLDDLKQELDIDYHKITPEELYQRFQTHPENGLSHAKAKENLERDGPNALTPPKTTPEWVKFCKNLFGGFALLLWIGAILCFIAYSIQASTVEEPADDNLYLGIVLAAVVIVTGIFSYYQESKSSKIMESFKNMVPQFATVIREGEKLTLRAEDLVLGDVVEVKFGDRIPADIRIIESRGFKVDNSSLTGESEPQSRSPEFTHENPLETKNLAFFSTNAVEGTAKGVVISCGDNTVMGRIAGLASGLDTGETPIAKEIHHFIHLITGVAVFLGVTFFVIAFILGYHWLDAVIFLIGIIVANVPEGLLATVTVCLTLTAKRMASKNCLVKNLEAVETLGSTSTICSDKTGTLTQNRMTVAHMWFDNQIIEADTTEDQSGVQYDRTSPGFKALSRIATLCNRAEFKGGQNDVPILKREVNGDASEAALLKCMELALGDVMSIRRKNKKVCEIPFNSTNKYQVSIHENEDASDPRHILVMKGAPERILERCSTIFICGKEKVLDEEMKEAFNNAYLELGGLGERVLGFCDFMLPTDKYPIGYKFNCDDPNFPLDGLRFVGLMSMIDPPRAAVPDAVAKCRSAGIKVIMVTGDHPITAKAIAKSVGIISEGNETVEDIAQRLNIPVSEVNPREAKAAVVHGSDLRDLSSDQLDEILRYHTEIVFARTSPQQKLIIVEGCQRMGAIVAVTGDGVNDSPALKKADIGVAMGIAGSDVSKQAADMILLDDNFASIVTGVEEGRLIFDNLKKSIAYTLTSNIPEISPFLAFILCDIPLPLGTVTILCIDLGTDMVPAISLAYEEAESDIMKRPPRDPQNDKLVNDRLISMAYGQIGMIQAAAGFFVYFVIMAENGFRPTDLFGIRKQWDSKAVNDLTDSYGQEWTYRDRKTLEYTCHTAFFVSIVVVQWADLIICKTRRNSILHQGMRNWALNFGLVFETALAAFLSYTPGMDKGLRMFPLKFVWWLPAIPFMLSIFIYDETRRFYLRRNPGGWLEQETYY; translated from the exons ATGGGGGAG TCACGGAGGAAAAATAAGAAGGTCAGGAAAGCGGACGATTTAGATGATTTGAAACAAGAATTGGACATCGATTATCATAAAATCACCCCAGAAGAATTATATCAGAGATTCCAGACACATCCAGAAAAT GGCCTCAGTCATGCGAAAGCGAAAGAGAATTTGGAACGGGACGGACCCAATGCACTCACACCCCCAAAGACTACCCCCGAATGggtgaaattttgtaaaaatctcTTCGGGGGTTTCGCTCTCTTATTGTGGATCGGCGCCATCCTCTGCTTCATAGCCTATTCTATTCAGGCTAGCACCGTGGAGGAACCAGCCGATGATAATCTTTATCTTGGCATCGTCTTAGCTGCCGTTGTTATCGTTACAG GTATATTTTCTTATTATCAAGAAAGCAAGAGTTCGAAGATTATGGAGTCGTTCAAAAACATGGTCCCCCAATTCGCTACAGTGATCCGCGAGGGTGAAAAGCTGACCCTCCGCGCGGAGGACCTGGTACTGGGCGACGTGGTCGAGGTGAAATTCGGTGACAGAATCCCAGCCGATATCCGAATCATCGAATCTCGCGGCTTCAAAGTAGACAACTCATCCTTGACAGGCGAATCCGAACCGCAGTCCCGCAGTCCGGAGTTCACTCACGAGAACCCTCTCGAAACGAAAAACTTGGCGTTCTTCTCGACCAACGCCGTCGAAGGCACTGCCAAAGGTGTTGTGATTAGTTGTGGTGACAATACCGTGATGGGTCGCATCGCCGGTCTCGCCTCCGGTCTGGACACCGGCGAGACGCCCATCGCCAAAGAAATCCATCATTTCATTCACCTCATTACTGGCGTGGCTGTTTTCCTCGGAGTTACCTTCTTCGTAATCGCCTTCATCCTCGGCTACCACTGGCTCGACGCTGTTATTTTCCTCATCGGTATTATCGTGGCGAACGTGCCCGAGGGGCTCCTCGCCACCGTCACCGTGTGTCTCACCCTCACTGCTAAGAGGATGGCTTCCAAGAACTGCCTCGTGAAGAATCTCGAGGCCGTAGAGACCCTCGGCTCCACAAGCACGATCTGCTCGGACAAGACCGGAACTTTGACCCAAAACCGGATGACGGTAGCACACATGTGGTTCGACAATCAGATCATTGAAGCCGACACCACTGAAGACCAGTCGGGAGTCCAATACGACCGCACAAGTCCAGGATTCAAAGCTTTGTCGCGCATTGCCACACTTTGCAACCGGGCTGAGTTCAAAGGGGGGCAGAACGACGTCCCGATCCTTAAACGCGAAGTCAACGGAGACGCCTCTGAAGCCGCTCTCCTCAAATGCATGGAACTGGCTCTGGGCGACGTGATGTCCATCAGACGCAAGAACAAGAAAGTTTGCGAAATTCCCTTCAACTCGACCAACAAATACCAAGTTTCCATCCACGAGAACGAGGACGCGAGCGATCCTCGCCATATCCTTGTGATGAAGGGCGCTCCTGAACGAATCCTCGAACGCTGCAGCACGATCTTCATCTGCGGCAAGGAGAAAGTCCTGGATGAGGAAATGAAGGAAGCTTTCAATAACGCCTACTTGGAGTTGGGTGGTTTGGGCGAGCGTGTGCTCGGCTTCTGCGATTTTATGTTGCCCACTGATAAGTACCCAATTGGGTACAAATTCAATTGCGATGACCCCAACTTCCCGTTGGATGGTTTGAGATTTGTTGGCTTGATGTCCATGATTGATCCTCCCAGAGCTGCAGTGCCTGACGCCGTTGCTAAATGCAGAAGTGCCGGTATTAAGGTCATTATGGTGACGGGAGATCACCCGATTACGGCCAAGGCTATTGCAAAGTCGGTTGGGATTATTTCGGAGGGTAACGAAACGGTTGAAGATATTGCTCAACGGTTGAATATTCCTGTCTCGGAAGTCAACCCGAGGGAAGCCAAAGCTGCCGTTGTTCACGGATCTGATCTCAGAGACCTATCTTCCGATCAATTAGACGAAATTTTGAGATACCACACTGAAATTGTATTCGCTAGAACCTCGCCGCAACAGAAGTTGATCATCGTCGAGGGGTGCCAACGGATGGGCGCTATTGTCGCCGTGACAG GCGACGGCGTGAACGACTCGCCGGCTTTGAAGAAGGCGGACATCGGTGTGGCCATGGGTATCGCGGGTTCGGATGTGTCCAAGCAAGCCGCCGACATGATCCTGCTGGACGATAACTTCGCGTCGATCGTGACAGGAGTGGAGGAAGGCCGTTTGATCTTCGATAACTTGAAGAAATCTATTGCCTACACCTTGACCTCAAACATTCCCGAAATCTCGCCTTTCCTTGCTTTCATTTTGTGCGACATTCCTTTGCCTCTCGGTACCGTAACAATTCTGTGCATCGATCTTGGAACTGACATG GTTCCAGCCATATCTTTGGCGTACGAGGAAGCAGAATCTGATATTATGAAGAGACCACCCCGAGACCCACAGAATGATAAACTTGTCAATGATAG GTTGATTTCGATGGCATACGGCCAGATTGGTATGATTCAAGCAGCTGCTGGTTTCTTCGTGTACTTTGTCATCATGGCTGAGAACGGCTTCCGCCCGACTGACTTGTTCGGTATTCGAAAGCAATGGGACTCGAAAGCTGTCAATGATCTCACAGATTCGTACGGTCAGGAATGG ACTTATCGGGACAGGAAGACATTGGAATACACTTGCCACACTGCATTCTTCGTGTCCATCGTGGTTGTCCAATGGGCCGATTTGATCATTTGTAAGACCCGTCGCAATTCGATCCTCCACCAGGGAATGCGTAACTGGGCGCTCAACTTTGGTTTGGTTTTCGAAACTGCACTCGCAGCCTTCCTGTCGTACACTCCCGGGATGGACAAGGGTCTGCGCATGTTCCCGCTCAA GTTTGTGTGGTGGTTGCCTGCAATTCCGTTTATGTTGTCCATCTTCATTTACGACGAAACCCGTCGGTTTTATTTGCGTCGCAATCCAGGAGGTTGGCTGGAACAGGAGACCTACTATTAA
- the Atpalpha gene encoding sodium/potassium-transporting ATPase subunit alpha isoform X10: protein MGESRRKNKKVRKADDLDDLKQELDIDYHKITPEELYQRFQTHPENGLSHAKAKENLERDGPNALTPPKTTPEWVKFCKNLFGGFALLLWIGAILCFIAYSIQASTVEEPADDNLYLGIVLAAVVIVTGIFSYYQESKSSKIMESFKNMVPQFATVIREGEKLTLRAEDLVLGDVVEVKFGDRIPADIRIIESRGFKVDNSSLTGESEPQSRSPEFTHENPLETKNLAFFSTNAVEGTAKGVVISCGDNTVMGRIAGLASGLDTGETPIAKEIHHFIHLITGVAVFLGVTFFVIAFILGYHWLDAVIFLIGIIVANVPEGLLATVTVCLTLTAKRMASKNCLVKNLEAVETLGSTSTICSDKTGTLTQNRMTVAHMWFDNQIIEADTTEDQSGVQYDRTSPGFKALSRIATLCNRAEFKGGQNDVPILKREVNGDASEAALLKCMELALGDVMSIRRKNKKVCEIPFNSTNKYQVSIHENEDASDPRHILVMKGAPERILERCSTIFICGKEKVLDEEMKEAFNNAYLELGGLGERVLGFCDFMLPTDKYPIGYKFNCDDPNFPLDGLRFVGLMSMIDPPRAAVPDAVAKCRSAGIKVIMVTGDHPITAKAIAKSVGIISEGNETVEDIAQRLNIPVSEVNPREAKAAVVHGSDLRDLSSDQLDEILRYHTEIVFARTSPQQKLIIVEGCQRMGAIVAVTGDGVNDSPALKKADIGVAMGIAGSDVSKQAADMILLDDNFASIVTGVEEGRLIFDNLKKSIAYTLTSNIPEISPFLAFILCDIPLPLGTVTILCIDLGTDMVPAISLAYEAPESDIMKRQPRDPYRDNLVNRRLISMAYGQIGMIQAAAGFFVYFVIMAENGFRPTDLFGIRKQWDSKAVNDLTDSYGQEWTYRDRKTLEYTCHTAFFVSIVVVQWADLIICKTRRNSILHQGMRNWALNFGLVFETALAAFLSYTPGMDKGLRMFPLKFVWWLPAIPFMLSIFIYDETRRFYLRRNPGGWLEQETYY, encoded by the exons ATGGGGGAG TCACGGAGGAAAAATAAGAAGGTCAGGAAAGCGGACGATTTAGATGATTTGAAACAAGAATTGGACATCGATTATCATAAAATCACCCCAGAAGAATTATATCAGAGATTCCAGACACATCCAGAAAAT GGCCTCAGTCATGCGAAAGCGAAAGAGAATTTGGAACGGGACGGACCCAATGCACTCACACCCCCAAAGACTACCCCCGAATGggtgaaattttgtaaaaatctcTTCGGGGGTTTCGCTCTCTTATTGTGGATCGGCGCCATCCTCTGCTTCATAGCCTATTCTATTCAGGCTAGCACCGTGGAGGAACCAGCCGATGATAATCTTTATCTTGGCATCGTCTTAGCTGCCGTTGTTATCGTTACAG GTATATTTTCTTATTATCAAGAAAGCAAGAGTTCGAAGATTATGGAGTCGTTCAAAAACATGGTCCCCCAATTCGCTACAGTGATCCGCGAGGGTGAAAAGCTGACCCTCCGCGCGGAGGACCTGGTACTGGGCGACGTGGTCGAGGTGAAATTCGGTGACAGAATCCCAGCCGATATCCGAATCATCGAATCTCGCGGCTTCAAAGTAGACAACTCATCCTTGACAGGCGAATCCGAACCGCAGTCCCGCAGTCCGGAGTTCACTCACGAGAACCCTCTCGAAACGAAAAACTTGGCGTTCTTCTCGACCAACGCCGTCGAAGGCACTGCCAAAGGTGTTGTGATTAGTTGTGGTGACAATACCGTGATGGGTCGCATCGCCGGTCTCGCCTCCGGTCTGGACACCGGCGAGACGCCCATCGCCAAAGAAATCCATCATTTCATTCACCTCATTACTGGCGTGGCTGTTTTCCTCGGAGTTACCTTCTTCGTAATCGCCTTCATCCTCGGCTACCACTGGCTCGACGCTGTTATTTTCCTCATCGGTATTATCGTGGCGAACGTGCCCGAGGGGCTCCTCGCCACCGTCACCGTGTGTCTCACCCTCACTGCTAAGAGGATGGCTTCCAAGAACTGCCTCGTGAAGAATCTCGAGGCCGTAGAGACCCTCGGCTCCACAAGCACGATCTGCTCGGACAAGACCGGAACTTTGACCCAAAACCGGATGACGGTAGCACACATGTGGTTCGACAATCAGATCATTGAAGCCGACACCACTGAAGACCAGTCGGGAGTCCAATACGACCGCACAAGTCCAGGATTCAAAGCTTTGTCGCGCATTGCCACACTTTGCAACCGGGCTGAGTTCAAAGGGGGGCAGAACGACGTCCCGATCCTTAAACGCGAAGTCAACGGAGACGCCTCTGAAGCCGCTCTCCTCAAATGCATGGAACTGGCTCTGGGCGACGTGATGTCCATCAGACGCAAGAACAAGAAAGTTTGCGAAATTCCCTTCAACTCGACCAACAAATACCAAGTTTCCATCCACGAGAACGAGGACGCGAGCGATCCTCGCCATATCCTTGTGATGAAGGGCGCTCCTGAACGAATCCTCGAACGCTGCAGCACGATCTTCATCTGCGGCAAGGAGAAAGTCCTGGATGAGGAAATGAAGGAAGCTTTCAATAACGCCTACTTGGAGTTGGGTGGTTTGGGCGAGCGTGTGCTCGGCTTCTGCGATTTTATGTTGCCCACTGATAAGTACCCAATTGGGTACAAATTCAATTGCGATGACCCCAACTTCCCGTTGGATGGTTTGAGATTTGTTGGCTTGATGTCCATGATTGATCCTCCCAGAGCTGCAGTGCCTGACGCCGTTGCTAAATGCAGAAGTGCCGGTATTAAGGTCATTATGGTGACGGGAGATCACCCGATTACGGCCAAGGCTATTGCAAAGTCGGTTGGGATTATTTCGGAGGGTAACGAAACGGTTGAAGATATTGCTCAACGGTTGAATATTCCTGTCTCGGAAGTCAACCCGAGGGAAGCCAAAGCTGCCGTTGTTCACGGATCTGATCTCAGAGACCTATCTTCCGATCAATTAGACGAAATTTTGAGATACCACACTGAAATTGTATTCGCTAGAACCTCGCCGCAACAGAAGTTGATCATCGTCGAGGGGTGCCAACGGATGGGCGCTATTGTCGCCGTGACAG GCGACGGCGTGAACGACTCGCCGGCTTTGAAGAAGGCGGACATCGGTGTGGCCATGGGTATCGCGGGTTCGGATGTGTCCAAGCAAGCCGCCGACATGATCCTGCTGGACGATAACTTCGCGTCGATCGTGACAGGAGTGGAGGAAGGCCGTTTGATCTTCGATAACTTGAAGAAATCTATTGCCTACACCTTGACCTCAAACATTCCCGAAATCTCGCCTTTCCTTGCTTTCATTTTGTGCGACATTCCTTTGCCTCTCGGTACCGTAACAATTCTGTGCATCGATCTTGGAACTGACATG GTGCCTGCTATTTCTCTGGCTTACGAAGCCCCGGAGTCCGACATAATGAAACGTCAGCCGCGCGACCCCTATAGGGACAACCTGGTTAATCGCAG GTTGATTTCGATGGCATACGGCCAGATTGGTATGATTCAAGCAGCTGCTGGTTTCTTCGTGTACTTTGTCATCATGGCTGAGAACGGCTTCCGCCCGACTGACTTGTTCGGTATTCGAAAGCAATGGGACTCGAAAGCTGTCAATGATCTCACAGATTCGTACGGTCAGGAATGG ACTTATCGGGACAGGAAGACATTGGAATACACTTGCCACACTGCATTCTTCGTGTCCATCGTGGTTGTCCAATGGGCCGATTTGATCATTTGTAAGACCCGTCGCAATTCGATCCTCCACCAGGGAATGCGTAACTGGGCGCTCAACTTTGGTTTGGTTTTCGAAACTGCACTCGCAGCCTTCCTGTCGTACACTCCCGGGATGGACAAGGGTCTGCGCATGTTCCCGCTCAA GTTTGTGTGGTGGTTGCCTGCAATTCCGTTTATGTTGTCCATCTTCATTTACGACGAAACCCGTCGGTTTTATTTGCGTCGCAATCCAGGAGGTTGGCTGGAACAGGAGACCTACTATTAA